A single Fusarium oxysporum Fo47 chromosome IV, complete sequence DNA region contains:
- a CDS encoding FAD dependent oxidoreductase gives MLRPLARKLPTNLRTIQKKSFSSTSAARADFTHAVIGGGVVGLAVARQLAQRDDTSTVLIERHNAIGTETSSRNSEVIHAGIYYGPSSLKAKLCIRGKNLLYELCEKHDIGHRRTGKWIVAQNEAQRETLEKIHTLCENDLDVPTRWVSGEEVKRDGEGVNAACALESPTTGIVDSHGLMLCLQGLFEDAGGVAALNSPVVNIRPLGSRPGSEGWEIDVKDAATGETSSTTAETLINAAGLGAAVIHNMIVPPEKRQELYYAKGNYFSYSASQPKISRLIYPVPEPGIAGLGTHLTLDLAGRLRFGPDVEWIDDPNDLAVNAARLPQAITEIQRYLPGIDASALVADYAGIRPKLAGQDAVLKGKGFHDFIIRKEEGYEGWVNLLGIESPGLTSSLAIAEMVQELLYGSSKSL, from the exons ATGCTTCGACCATTGGCACGTAAGCTTCCAACAAATCTACGAACTATTCAAAAGAAAAGCTTCAGTTCGACATCAGCCGCCAGAGCCGATTTCACCCATGCT GTAATTGGTGGCGGTGTCGTTGGGCTTGCCGTGGCCCGTCAACTTGCACAAAGAGACGATACCTCAACTGTTCTCATTGAGCGCCATAATGCCATTGGCACAGAGACAAGCTCGCGTAACAGTGAAGTTATACATGCAGGTATTTACTACGGACCATCAAGCTTGAAAGCAAAGCTCTGCATCCGTGGTAAGAATCTGCTCTACGAGCTTTGCGAGAAGCACGATATAGGCCATCGCCGCACGGGCAAATGGATCGTCGCTCAAAACGAAGCACAGCGTGAAACTCTTGAGAAGATTCACACCCTGTGTGAGAACGATCTCGATGTCCCAACGCGATGGGTGAGCGGTGAAGAGGTCAAGAGAGACGGTGAAGGCGTCAATGCTGCTTGTGCGCTTGAGAGTCCGACAACGGGTATCGTCGACTCGCACGGCTTAATGTTGTGTCTCCAAGGTCTATTTGAGGatgctggtggtgttgcggCGCTCAACTCACCTGTCGTGAACATCAGACCTCTCGGATCTAGACCCGGTAGTGAAGGTTGGGAGATTGATGTTAAAGATGCTGCCACGGGTGAGACGTCGAGTACCACGGCTGAGACGCTCATCAACGCTGCTGGTCTGGGAGCTGCGGTTATTCACAACATGATTGTCCCACCTGAAAAGCGACAGGAGCTGTACTATGCCAAGGGCAACTATTTCTCGTATTCTGCCTCTCAGCCCAAGATCTCGCGTCTCATATATCCCGTTCCTGAGCCTGGCATTGCAGGTCTAGGCACCCATTTGACGCTTGATCTTGCGGGACGTCTACGTTTCGGTCCTGATGTGGAATGGATTGATGATCCCAATGATTTAGCTGTCAACGCAGCACGATTGCCGCAGGCTATTACGGAGATCCAGCGTTATCTTCCAGGCATTGACGCCTCAGCTTTGGTGGCAGACTATGCTGGTATTCGACCCAAGTTAGCTGGTCAAGACGCTGTCCTCAAAGGCAAAGGATTCCATGACTTTATCATTCGGAAAGAGGAGGGATACGAGGGCTGGGTAAATCTGTTGG